AAAAATCAAAGAAGTTGGATAAGGTTTAAAGAAGTGTGAAGTGGGAAGGACTTTACTCTTAAGAGGCTGAGTACCAGGCTATGCTCACAGTTTACCAGGTTAGCTGCTCAACAGAACGGAAAGTTGTCAGCAATGTAGTGAAAATTCAGATTACAGTCAGCTTCATTGTATTGACGTGTGTATAGGTGGACCTAATGCTTAATGAAAAGGAAGATCAAAAGTAGAATCACGTTGCTAAAAACTTGTTGCTTCACTTATTAGCTTTGTCCCTGAATCTACCAGAATGTTTAAAAGGAAACACTGAAGTTTGCCAGAAGAGACATAAGCACTTTGGCTTAATTGGAAAAGGAAACTGACAGTGGGATTCTTCTCTGAAGGCCTCTGGTTACTCCTGGGGTCAGTCCATTTTCCAGTGGCCTTTGTTGCTGTTAGAGCTGGAAGCACAGCCGGAGTGCTGCAGCGTGGATCTCCCGTGGCTGAGCACGTACTGCCTGCGCCTGGGGAACTCTGCTTTGCAGTTCTTTGCGCAAGAGATGAGAATGTGGAGTGTCTCGTCATCCCAGTAGTTACAGACTGCTCTGGTAGCACAGTTTGCACCCCAAGACAGCATAGTTTGGGTTACACTGTTTGTGGAAAGGGAAAGGCACAGGGCAAGAGGAAACAAATTCTTTGTagccttttttcctcctacagTCCCTTGCAACAGAGCTTTTGTGCTCTTCCAGGTCTGACAATACCACGACAGACGATATTTGTAAGGCTGGACAATACATTTCATGCTTAGTTTTAGtaacagaagagaaattaagCCACAGGCCTAAATTAGGTGGTAATAAAATTGAGGAATTCAGGAACATGTTAGACTGGAACAGGGTAAATGGTcatatggatttttttaatctctgttttCTAATTTAAGCAAGATAAAAATTTAAGTGACTAGAAAGTGGTCCAAAGAATGGGTGAAAGTCAGAACGAAGGCCGTTGAaagacaggggagagaaaatagaagTGAAAAGCAGAAGCTGAACTAGTGAAAGTCTATAGTTAGAAGACAAACCTTAAGACTGGATACAATGATGCTATTTCctcttatttctattttaaaattaattttccccacATAATGGCATCCTTATATTCCAGCAAAGTACTTTACACAGGTTTATGATTAAGTGTTTCAGTGTAACTCATTGAAAGGATGTCTTAAAAATACCAATTTGGTTGCCTGACACCTGTAACTCCTGTCTTAGCATTCTTTCCCTTTTGGAAATTCTCTAGAGCTCTGTCAACTCATGCACCATCAAAAACGTGGCCAAAACTTCACTTTTAGTGATGTGAGGTACAGAGAATCCTTTTGCAATTTTCAGATGATGAGTAATGCTTCTAGGGTgtgatattaggaaaaaatgttttaaaagtcGCAATCTACTAAACTTGACAGATGAGAGCTAGAAGTTGCTGAAATACCAAAAGAGTGCCGAACCCAGAGATCTAGTGGGTCAGTTTTATAGTAATTTTTAGATGTTGTACATAAAAATGGCTCAGAAGAGAATTATCCAAGTCACTCAGATTCTCCCTTTCATGGATGAGTGTTTGTGTTCCCTGTGTATTCTGTTACTGTTAAAAAGTTTCTCCACCTGATGCCAGCTACAAGTTTATTCAGCAGCCCCTATTTACAcaggcagaaatatttgcaaaatatcCACATGACTTCTTTGAAAACCGCATTATCAGAAATGACAGATGCCATACCTAAGGGCTCTCATCCACAGGGGACGCAGAAATGAAGtttcattaacatttttcattGGAACAGCTTGGGTTGTTAAAGAACGAATGAACATTTTGAGGACGATGTTCTAACCTGAAAAGGGAGTTTCCCACCCCCAACTTTGCTGTAACATATTCCTCATTTTCACCACAGTGTAGCTAGCTCTGATCACTGCGTTAACTACACAGAGACCTTCTTAAGAGAGGTTTCAGTGTGAGTAGATCCTGTTCTGGGGTTGTGATGATTagcacagctgcaggggcacagctggccagCACAGACATGGCTTGtactgcagcagccaccagcttATTCCATGGGGAAACCCCACTGGTGACTGGAGGGGCAGATCTTCAGGGGGGGCTGTGGGCTCTGATGAGTTTAGGCATTCTGGGGTGCTGTGTGtctcatttccttctccttcctgtaAAGGCCATCAGTAAAGTCCTTCCTCTATGCTGTCACCAATGCAGTGTGACCTAAAGAATAGGCTGATAtctgaaaatgctttatttttcaaaggatAGCAAAAGTGATTTCATTAGCTGTGCTTGCCCATCCTAAGACATGCTTTCACTGGCCATTCCAAAGAGCAGGAAGGATGGCATGGTCATTCAACAACACAAATGTGCTTACATGGATGGGATAAAGAGATTTAATGTCATTCAGTATGAAGTTAAGGTAATAAGAATGGATAGATGACAGCAGCTATAAACTCTGAGCCTTAGATTGCTAGTCATATTGTAGAAaaggaaccccaaaaattgaccacacttttttttttcttttttattctttttaatagaagaaatgaaataactAGGAAAGAGAAACCTCCCAGAAGTATGTATACATATCAGGAGGGTGTACAAGGCCAAGGGCAGCCAGAAGTGGCTTTGAAGCAGGGAAGGAATTTAATCTATCTTTCTTCTTGTGTTTCTCAGAGAAATCTCAATCAAGAACCTCAGGCAATTTTTACACTACTGATGATTTTCAATCTGAAAGGTGTCAAAAGTACAGAGCATATTTCTGGACTTGTAGTGAACACAAGACTCTATAAAGATGACTTTTGGAAGGACCTTCAGAAACATTCCGATTATCCAACATTATCCACTATGTTCCAAACCAAATATGTAAGATAATTCAGCTCTGTGAAGGACATTCTAGGGGCTTCAAAGAGATGGGTGTTTGTAAAGCATTTTAGTTTCCTTAATGTCCTGTTTTAAGATGGCATGAAGGTAGATAACAGTATTGTGTTTTGTATCAACAGTTTCCTGCTCCAGGTGTAACTCAGAGGACAAGCAAAACTTGAGCTGATGGTGGACTGCCTTTTGCAAATTGCCAAATGAGCCGTAACTCCCATCTTGATTTGCCTGCCAGTTTCAAAGAACTgcataaaagctttttttttctgagacagaTAAATAGAAGGATTCTCCCTGTGAAGAATACTTAAATTTACCTGAGGTGTACCTAGTAATATCTAACCACAGGACTGTTTTACTTTTAGTCCTGGTGATTTCTACTTGTACTGTCACCTCAGGCTTGATTGTGAGAGCAGACTGCATAGGTGTGGATATGTTTTCCTTCCTGGTGGTCTGTGGTGCAAATTCTAAATTTTCTAcagcattttaatatttcaccTGTGTTTATGCAAAGTTTGTGTGACGATTTTCACAGTGGACTATTGAAGTAACCTGACTGAACCATCTGTCATagtcaggaagagaaaaaacccaaaactacGTGTGACACTCCCTTTGACACCGAGATCTGCATTACTGTCTCCCATCCACTTCTATTTTTTGAGCTGAACAAGAGGAACACAGAAACATTTGAGGGATTTTTGTCTGATACAGCATATTTTGGCAAGAAACTGGTACAGCCTTGTCAGCAAAGTTTGAAAAGTGCGCTTTCAAACAACATTATTTTCCCAGTtaagggttttgttgttgttttttgcaTACTAGTAATCTTTCATTGGTCACGGGCCTTTTATGTGTAAAGAAAGAGTGgatttaaataacattttttaaacttaagtGGCTTCTCTTCTAATAGTTTAGTaaaaggggattttttggaAATAAGGTAACAACGCAGTTACAAGCAACCTCAGACTAAATTCACCTCCTTCATGACAATGACTACTCACAGATTTTCTCAACATCTGCTTCTTTTGCACAGAAGTGAGCCAAGTAGTGTTACGAAATCCCACCCAAAACACAGTGCTGCATTCTCAGCTGCAGGTCTGGCCATGCCGATAGGATCCTTCCCACATCAGCAATGATCTGACCTTTGCCTGTTACTTACTTGGGCAGTTAATCCCAAAGCAGATTTTGGCTAACAGGTGTTCCAGAGGATGACACTTTGAtctttaaatattcattattttattctacTGTGTAGATGGAACCACATTCTAGAGCCAAAACAGCAATACCCTGCCTGTATTGAGTTTCACATGGATCTTCTCTTCCTCTGGGTTAACAGTCTGGAGTCTCTCATAAAGCTATTTATCAGCCAGCTGGCCTTTCAAATAGGCAGCCGTCCAAATTCAGAGTTAAAGCTTTGTGTGAGATGCCAAGTTTGGTGGAAAGCTGGGATGAACAGCTAAGGAGGAAGAGGATACAATTACACTTGGTTTCATTTCGAAGACTGCCATGATACAAGTTCTGGAAAGTGCTGCCATGGCACTTCTGCTTTCAGTGAAACTGTGTTTCTTTGGCTGAAGCAGTGCCAGGCTTTGTTCCCAATGCGACGGGCGGGCGTTTTAAAGGAAGGGCAAGGTGACCTGGCACCACTCCGCATACAGACACGGGAAGcttgctcccagcagagccttgGGTGGAGTATCCCTCCCTCCTCCTACTCCAGAGccttctgtgtgtgtgcatggctATGGTTATTATCACGTGCCTTGCAGGATCGCAGTGCCAGCCTTTTATAGCTCCAGCTTTTTGTGTTCAGCCTCAGGGTGATTTCCAGTGAGATCCTTGTCTCTTGTAAAAAATTGGGTGTTTCCATTGTGGAACGTTCTGAATGGAAACAAACCCGTAAACTACACTCCCTGGACTtctttgcaggatttttttcctgtgaagtcCTTGCAAAACTTTTCCTataaaaatgaagttaattTTCACTGAAGATAAATTGAAATAGTGTTTAGATGTTTTCCTTTGTAGCTTGGATCACACCTGGCTGAGAGGCAATAACAGCAATGTATcttaattttcactgaaattctgTCAGTTAATTTTGATCCCTTTAATTCTAAGCTTAGGCAAGCATGTTTAATTGCAGATCTTGGCAGTGAAGATGCATTGAGGGAAATACAGAGTTTGTGAGGAGTTTAAGTGCTGCCTGCTTGCCCAGAAGAGGAAGTGTACCAAAGAATATACAAATGTCAGGAAGTGCAGCTTCTGAAAATAGACAAAGGATTCTGTATGCCCCCCAAAACTGCTTTCACCTTATCAGCACAAACCTGGATAATTTGTTGCTCATGCAAGTAGAATTGGCAGGGTTTTTAGATCCAGCAAAACAGTCAGCTCTTTGTACACAGTTTTGCATTAACGATAAATAGTTTTGGGCAATGTCAAAAGGAGGCCACTGCAAGGGGCACAGATCTGTGTAAACCGTGAGTGCGGGTGAGAAGGGTGGTAACTCAAAATTGTAGAAGAAGGACTGCAACTAACAGTGCATTTTCTAACCCTGCtccaagaagcagcagcagccagccaagAGCGGAGTGCAGGACGCTGTAACCCCTTGTGTCTCCCCAGGTGGTACCATGGCAATCTCACCCGGCACGCAGcagaagcactgctgctctccaacGGGCAGGATGGGAGCTATCTTTTGAGGAAGAGTAATGAAAGGGAAGATTTGTACTCTCTCTCTGTAAGGTAGGCTATGGACAGAGTGAACTAGTCTAATGCTACACTTACTTCCATGTTAGAATGCCCCATGCATTACagattgggttttttccctagGCCTTaaactattttgaaatatattccTATTGGTATAATCCCACTAAATGACATTTTGCTGGAGGAAAAACTGGATTGGATTTCACAACTGCTCTCATTTTTCCAAATTACGAATTAATCTTATTGGGAGAAAACATGATTCTATAGAATGGCTGTAAATTTTCAGTCTGTGTGATAAAAATTTGCATGTCAGTTAAAAGAGCTCAGCTGGTGGGAGTAGAAAAGTTTTATGATGAGGACAGCAGCAAACATTTAACTGGTGCTAACCTTACCAGTTTCTGAGTCCCTGTATAGGAACTGTCATCTCTGAAGGATGATCCAGTGTTTGACTGGCTGGTTTTTACTTCTCTGTTCTGTGCTAAGGCTCAGTCTTAGCCAGGTCTGACTAAACTGATTAGCATCATGTGAATGATCCACGTCAGGGCCTTGAAGTCAATTACTGCAATTTAGGACACAACTGTTCAGGATACAACCAATACAGAGCAGAGGAAGCCCAGCTTGGTTACTTCACTACTGAATCCCATTTAAAGAATCTCCCCGAAGGAGAGAAGCCACAACACTTTAGCGAGGCAACCTGAGGACACAATCATAAGACACACAAGGCAGTGCCTGCACATGGGCTGGGTGGGAATAACCAGCCCTAAAAACATTTGCAGCCTTTGGCAACTGTGTGATACAAGCAGCCTCTAGACCAAAATTTTAAGCTGGTGCATGCAAGCTCATTCCTGCTGCCAACTGAGCCTCTGAACAATTCATGGCCGCAACTCAGCTGAATCATAGTGACTTTTAAAAGCCACTTTGTGTAATGCTGCTGGTTATTTACACCCCCGACAGGAGCACAGCATGTGCCCTTGAGATTGTGGCTTTCTGCATATTCATACCAGGAGCTGTTACAGTTTGGAAGAGTAGTTGCTTGGGAACTGAGGAAAGTACAATTTGCACATACCCTGTTCCCCAGGAAAGACAATGGTGAGGTGTTTTTACCCATTTCTGACAGAAGATCTAGGAGCAAGTGTGCCTATATACACACACTGTTGAAATTATTACCACTCTAGGCAGCCATTTATGCAAAGGGTGCCCAACAGATCTGAAGTAATGTTACAAAATGAGTATTCAGAGTAGCAAGGACTGGATTGAGTGCTAGTGTTGCCAAAAGGAACAGTGGCATTTAAAAGTAATAGCTTTCcttaaaagaagtaattttaaattaatcattgtttttctggttaatatttttttgctttaaaatgttaagCATTATTTGATATAACTACCTCAGacaatttatatatatatatatatatatatgtgtatctTGAAGGTAGTTTTAAAGGGCATTCATGAAACAACTTACTGtaataaaccaaaattaaaGTAGTTCTTTTAATAGGAAACAGAAGtgttaattaatgaaaataaatttgctgtTTTAACAGATTCTAGCCTTAGAAGACCTACAAAAGTCTATTTCAGGCCCATTTCAGTTTCTTGTTCAGCTCTTCATGTAGCCAGAATTACTTACTGCATTGCCATATGAACTGAATAGCCCAGTCTGAAGTTTGacattttattctgttctgttaGTTTCTGTTGTTTCTGGTGGTGCATCGCCTTTGAATactgattttgattttaaaatgttttacaatTTTTCTACTGGttaattttaagatttctttcagttttttttgACTAAtataaaaacttaattttataaTAGGTAATTCAGTTTTGTTCTGATACATTTCTGTAGAAGGGATAACGTCAGCAATTCTAGCTGTCATTTTCCTTCAGTCCTAAAATATCTTCTGTagcttttactttattttctgcctCAGCCTCACAAGGAACTCTGGTGAAGATTATAGTTTGGggttttcaaggaaaaaatgcttaGCCATCCTTTGAGGTTTTTATTGACAGCTGTAGGAAGAGAGATCACATAATGCCTGAAATCCCCTCCCCCAGCTACATTAGTTTGAAAAGAAAGTAGGAAGCAGAGTAGAATTTGCTTTCATTGCAACATTTTCTtgagaaattaaacaaaaagatGGAAAACCCTGTCATTACAGCAgtcacagcagctcttccctggtgTGGAGCATTTTTGCACTTGGCTGGTTGTGCCCCTGCTGACTGTAGCACAAAACATGTGGGAGGCCCATAGAGGCATCTTCTACAGTATCATAAATATTGTTcaatgagaaatatttaaatacctACTTgaaatcataattttctttgaagtggCAATAAACAATGAAAGAGATACTAcaattcattcattttcttcaccatattttttcagtatatttgaTATATAAGTTTTTCCTCAGTTAACTATTTTGGGTGCTAGTTACATTAACAAAAGTAACTTTTTCACTGGAGAAATACTTGCAATAAATGCTTCACTGTCTTTTGAAGTCAAAATAATCCCCCACCCAGGAAGTGAGACCTTGCACACTTCTCTAAATGCTGTCAGGTTTCATAAACAGAAGCTGTTACTTCCCTTGCAGAACAAGGACCCTGGTTCGTGTTTGTCAGTGCCCATCCTAGTGGAACAAGTCATCCAAGTGCAGagacaaagcaaacaaattctAAAGCCCTTGGTATTTAAAATGAGGTTATTAAACCCCCATTTTGGTGCAAAATGGAGACAGCctatttttcaaaggaaaacattatcAGTGAGATTGGGATGCTACTTGAAAATCAAGACATGTACTGAGTTCACCTTCAAGACTAAAGTCCAGTAAGTGAAAGGGTTTCATCCTATTTAGGCAGAAGGCTTGAAATCTCTTTTGTGAGTCCTCTTGTTGATGCAAGAGTTAAATTAATGACCTCGGCCTTTCTAGGCTTTCATCATCTCATATCTGTAAATCAGCAactgaaatctgattttcaaaTGCATTGAGTATTAGTGAGGGGCAGTAATGCCAGTAGTATTACTACAAAGACAGTGATTGCCAGTCTGTGATCTGGGTCAGATTCCCTGTAGTGAAAGCTGCTGTTTAAGGATTGTATGTGCCAAATGCCTTTGGCATTTACGTCTTGacaaattttcctcttttattttaggGGAAAAGATTCTGTGAAACACTTCCATGTTGAACATACAGGAACTTCATTCAAATTTGGATTTAATGAGTTTTCTAGCTTGAAGGAATTGGTCATGCATTTTGCAAACCAGCCTTTAATTGGAAGTGAAACAGGTAAGGAGAGCCATGTTGTGTGTATGAATATTTTTGTAgcctcttctctcccccttcactCCAGTCTTAAAGCTTCAGTACTCAATGTTCAACAGCAACAGAACAGATGTTTGGGGATACAAGCATCACAAAGTTACCCCAAGACATTTCACAAAGGTCTAGCTAAAAGGAGCTTCTGATGTGCTAGGAAATAGGTCTGCTAAAGTGTTCATTTTCATAAATCCACGTTTGTATTTGTatctaaaaaaaatccacttcaaAAAGTCTTTCAAGCTCTGTGAAGTTAAACCACATATAAGCTTATTGGGCTTTTGCTAACCAGGGCTATAAGCTCCTTTCAATTTCTTAGAGGAGGAAGCATTTCAAAGTATCAGGAGGATTAGAACATTCTCAAAAATGGCAAACCAAAGCATGGTGTTAGTGAGGAAATAAACATGCATCTATGAAGTTGAAATCCCCCAGTaagaataaatggaaaaatgacTTGAAATTGTTTCATCTCACTGTCCTTTGTCCAAGGAAGGAGTCTACATTGTTATGCTCATAGTTTCTGTAGGGAATGTGTTTTTAACTAGTTCTCCTGTTCTGCCTGCAGTGCATCACCATACTAATGCCACCTGCCATCACAGGCATTTGTCTCACttttaagagagagaaaagcacaggTATTTTAACAACCAATGTGCTGCCTGAATTAAGGGTCAAAATATTAAACTTGATCCCTGCATGTGAATTGAACACCCTCAGACTAGAATCCTTGGAGAAACAAAGTGGATATTATAATGTCAGTTTTATGTTTAGTTTCAAGTGTAAGAGTTGAAGACATGTCAGTACAAGTTAATGCCAAAAACTTCAGTATCCTCTGTGGCAAGTGTATGCTCGTAACTCAGAGCAGTACTAGTTAGGTATGCAAGAGCCCATTTAAGTGATAGCTGGCACATGCAATAACTAACATGTCACACACTAAATATGCACCAGTACTCTGCCAGCCCAAACATTAGATTCAAGGGCTCCTTTGCCAATCTCTTCCCccaagaaaaatgcagttgtaCACTCAATATGGCACTTATATATTTCAAAACACTCtctttttaaattgctttcagGAGTGGTTCAAACACAGAGCTCCTACATGTGTCCTCCATGCCAGTGGATACATGTGCCTTTTTCCTGGGAAATCAGGCATGCACCCGCAGGCCTAGCTCTGCAAAGATTTCAGATGACATAAAACTTGTATTTCCCCATTCCTCACTCCTTCACTGCATGTGTTACAGACATTAATAAGCAAAACATCGTTTTTATCTGATCTCTATGGATGGGATCAACACTTGTCATCTTCAGGTTTCCTAATAAGATTCTACTGGCTCTGTGAAACCTCTAATCAGAtgtgctacagaaaaaaagaaaaatacacatcATATCGAGAAACCTTCCAGCTTACCATACCATGGAAAACAGTAGAGAGGAAGAGAATTAACACTTGGCAATATTCCTTCAGATACAGGTGTCAAATTTCTCCTGGGTCATAACCATCTTTTGTCAAAAATAGGGTATGGCTCATCAGAGTCACCTCCAATCCAAGCATCAGCAGATACAGGTGTGGCAGAATAATCTTGCTACAGCGCAGCTTTTGCTAGTTCTTTTGTGTAATTACCAGATTATTCTGCACAATTGTCTTAGTGGCGGAAAAAAAGTCCACAGAGAACTTAGTAGAAAACAAATACTTTATAAAATGTTATATTAGTCCTTCCAGTTCTGcaatgggtttttttatccaTGGTGTACAGATGATGATATCTTGATTCTGTATTAGTCCTTCCAGTTCTGCAATGGGTTTTTATATCCATGGTGTACAGATGATGATATCTTGCTTCTATGTAACAGTAATTTCTCAGGAATGGTGATGGAGCTGttctcaattttattttaaatgcatagTTTTTCTGCAAGGCCAGGTAGAAATATACCAATGTTGACTTTCCACCCACTGCAAGTTGAATAGATCACACTTGCATACACCCCCTGTGCCTGCAAACAGATTTCAGCTGGTTActtcaaatacaaattttcCACTTCTCTTTTTAGTCCTTCCCATTACAGAATACTTTTAAATTACTCATACATCTGTGGGTTTCAAAGCCAAGTTGTTACCAGTTCTAGCATCCCTCCTCTTTAAGGGCAGCAGTAtcagaataaaatgcaaatggagCAGCATTTGGTATGCTGtgacattattttaaagaatggaGTTAGACAGTGGAGCAGTTGCTATTTTAAGGATGTTCACTATTTTGAGAAGTACAATAGATTCACTATTGAGAATGCAGCTTTTTCAGGGAACATGCAATAAACATGACCTTacttggagaaaaagaagaatggCTATAATGAAAGGTTTagctgggaagagctgtgttGAAGGTTGATGgtaatttttttacagtttacTGTTAGCAAGCCTGTAGCCAAAGCTCTGACAGATTAAGTGATTTAAGCACCACTATTGGGATGTTGGCAAATCCAATGACTCTAATGGCCTCCTATCTAGTTTagcctcctgcctgccctcccagccagccTCTAGGGCAGGAAAGCAATTTAATGAGTCAAGAGATTTCATGCAAGTATTTGCAAGGGTAAAGATTTTGAAAAGGTGCCATATATTTACAGTTTTCACAGctgcctttttaattttaggaaaaGGTGAAATTAACCATTTCTCAGAGATGTAGCTGCTGACAAGTTATTTTCTAAGCTGGACTTTCCAGATGACTTACTCCTGCTTTTTTGTCTCCAGGAACTTTAATTGTATTGAAGCATCCCTACCCATGGCAAGTGGAAGAACCTTCCATTTATGAGTCTGTCCGAGTTCACACTGCAATGCAGACGGGAAGGACAGAAAGCGACCTTGTCCCAAACGCTCCCTCAGTAAGTTGTGCTCTGGTGGGAGGGGTGCTTCTGGCCCGAGTCTGGCATGATTGCTGGAGTGAGCTATGGAGTCAGACTGGTTATTAATCCCTTTATGGGTTTGTAAATATAGGAAGTCTTTGCCAAACAAGGCAAAACAAATACAGACTTGCTCAGTACAGTCTCGTGGCAAATAAAGGCTTTTATAAGTGCTGTCACTTCAATGCTGTCCCTGGAAAAATATTATCTGCAGCTGACCTGGGTGAGTCTGACTATCATAACAAAGAATATTTGAAAGATTTTAATTCTTATGTTATCCTTTAGAATAGTTTATCATTATTAACATAAtcatggattttaaaaaaaaatttaaaatgcacacacacaaaaattccTCATATACATTTGGATCACCTGTTCTGACATTTGACTTGAACAGCAGTTAGAGTTTTTAAATCCCTTGCAACTAATTGCTAAGTGAGACAGGTGGTTTATTCAGAACAGTTTGCTCTGAACAGAGaggaaagtattttaattatataCTGTATATTTTGGGAAAAGAGCAAGAGTTATGTTAATATAAGTTAATGAAGTTGCTACAAGAACCACTTCTGATGTGTCTCACAACAAACCTTTCATCAGTGAGTTACGCTTTAACCTCCAAAGAAGCTTGACTTCCACATACCACCAAgaaaatgta
The genomic region above belongs to Ficedula albicollis isolate OC2 chromosome 4, FicAlb1.5, whole genome shotgun sequence and contains:
- the DAPP1 gene encoding dual adapter for phosphotyrosine and 3-phosphotyrosine and 3-phosphoinositide, with protein sequence MAQRREPLERELMALGWYHGNLTRHAAEALLLSNGQDGSYLLRKSNEREDLYSLSVRGKDSVKHFHVEHTGTSFKFGFNEFSSLKELVMHFANQPLIGSETGTLIVLKHPYPWQVEEPSIYESVRVHTAMQTGRTESDLVPNAPSLGTKEGYLIKQGKIVKSWKTRWFTLHRYELKYFKDQTATEPIRALDLTECSAVQFDYSQERVNCFCLVFPLRTYYLCAKTGIEADEWIKILRWKLSQIRKQLEEHSATLSS